The following proteins are encoded in a genomic region of Phycodurus eques isolate BA_2022a chromosome 11, UOR_Pequ_1.1, whole genome shotgun sequence:
- the LOC133409486 gene encoding C-X-C motif chemokine 11-like, producing MRLNLLSVCRLILLAACCVLNTDSTFVPGRCLCPETQAGVRGKLQELAVYPKNPNCDKVTVIVTLKSTNEPVCLSPDAPMGKQLIRCWNRAKTQGRNVKLCLRRRRRRRRRGQRQRSRHRGRASNKPQ from the exons ATGAGGCTCAACCTTCTGTCAGTGTGCAGGCTCATCTTGCTTGCTGCCTGCTGTGTGCTGAACACAG aCAGCACGTTCGTTCCGGGAAGATGTTTGTGTCCTGAGACACAAGCTGGCGTGCGAGGCAAACTGCAGGAGCTCGCCGTGTACCCCAAGAACCCCAACTGCGACAAAGTCACTGTTAT AGTGACGCTGAAGAGCACCAATGAGCCTGTCTGTCTGAGTCCAGATGCTCCAATGGGAAAGCAGCTGATTCGATGCTGGAACAG AGCAAAAACTCAGGGTCGCAACGTGAAGCTGtgtctgaggaggaggaggaggaggaggaggagaggtcAGCGCCAGCGTTCTCGACACCGCGGGAGAGCCTCAAATAAACCCCAGTAG
- the rassf4a gene encoding ras association domain-containing protein 4a codes for MVVGGNRSARRKPTQARGEHANSTEAGLGIEPGSSELWTIIRMEENQTHVKLSADKLIPKSDMLSLLRTYNCYHEGKNFQLRAREEEEGELILEGLLNIHWGLHRPIRLQMYDDNERLRLNRNNTSIIAKQRSTESNNNSLNRENGPAGGVWMGMQEEESPQLLRTRSDASYMQVQRRSRTNTARNLQRLRTHRFSINGHFYNHKTSVFTPAFGSVTNVRVNSAMTTVQVLNMLLQKFRVENKSEEFVLYMVHESGERTKLRDGEYPLVTRVLHGPCEMISKIFIMEADLGEEVTYDVAQYIKFEIPVLDSFVEKLKEEEEREINKLTKKYIALRSMIVHQLEGKTHSCDPV; via the exons gttgtgggaggaaaccggagtgcccggagaaaacccacgcaggcacggggagaacatgcaaactccacagaggcggggctggggattgaacccggatcctcagaact CTGGACTATCATCAGAATGGAAGAGAATCAAACTCACGTGAAGCTCAGTGCAGATAAACTAATACCCAA GTCTGACATGCTGTCGTTGCTTCGCACTTACAACTGCTACCATGAAGGCAAGAACTTCCAGCTGAGGGCTCGTGAG gaggaggagggggaactCATCCTGGAGGGTTTGCTGAACATCCACTGGGGTCTGCATCGACCAATCAGACTTCAAATGTACGATGACAACGAAAGACTGCGTCTCAACCG GAACAATACATCTATAATTGCAAAGCAACGATCAACAGAGTCGAACAACAACTCACTGAACAGGGAAAATGGACCAGCAGGTG GGGTGTGGATGGGGATGCAGGAGGAGGAGTCTCCACAGCTACTGAGGACCAGAAGTGACGCATCCTACATGCAAGTCCAGAGGAGGTCAAGGACAAACACCGCCAGAAACCTGCAGCGTTTACGCACACACAGGTTCTCTATCAACGGGCACTTCTACAACCACAAG ACATCTGTGTTCACTCCAGCCTTTGGTTCAGTCACTAACGTGCGAGTTAACAGCGCCATGACGACGGTACAGGTCCTTAACATGCTGCTACAAAAGTTTAGG gtGGAAAATAAATCAGAGGAGTTTGTCCTTTACATGGTCCACGAGTCTGGCG aGCGGACCAAGTTGAGGGATGGTGAATACCCGCTGGTGACCCGTGTGCTTCACGGACCCTGCGAGATGATCTCCAAAATCTTCATCATGGAGGCTGACTTGGGAGAGGAAGTCACCTACGAT GTTGCCCAGTACATCAAGTTTGAGATTCCAGTTTTGGACAGCTTTGTGGAGAAGctaaaagaggaagaggagcgggAGATAAACAAACTGACAAAAAA ATACATCGCTCTGAGGTCAATGATTGTCCATCAGCTGGAGGGCAAAACTCACTCCTGTGACCCAGTATAA
- the paox gene encoding peroxisomal N(1)-acetyl-spermine/spermidine oxidase, with protein sequence MSSTGVEARVVITGCGISGIAAAHKLVKAGFNHVRILEATGRSGGRIKTGKFGDNIVEIGANWIHGPSEENPVFCLARQYGLLSPDALTPENQAMDIGGHPPWIPNVFTSSGRKVSFEDVFPAVEMFKELLAESSEYQEGGEPWPSMGQFIRAEVLQRSVKEWKADNKISLQRCMISTMLKVECCISGSHSLDDLGLGGNGLYKTTLGRDCTFPGGYEGLVRKLMSELPAGVVTYNQPARCIHWNNSDKRGAHVNIECDDGEMVAADHVVVAIPLGYLKKHHMSLFRPPLPLHKMHSIQRLGFGTNNKIFVEFDSPWWDEDCEVIYMVWEDEDAMVDQVGDIPGSWIKKLFGFTVLKPTERFGHVLCGWIAGHEASYMETLSEQEVLHAVTQLVRRFTGNPIITPRGVFRSQWCHDPWTCGSYSYPSRGCSLQDFENMMEPLPSKRSLSEPLQVLFAGEATHPCYFSTVHGALLSGWREADRLLAHYSSSTRPAQPTESKL encoded by the exons ATGTCGTCCACGGGTGTCGAGGCCAGAGTAGTAATCACAGGATGCGGGATATCGGGGATAGCAGCGGCACACAAACTCGTTAAAGCAGGATTTAATCATGTGCGGATACTCGAAGCGACCGGAAGAAGCGGGGGGAGGATTAAAACGGGAAAGTTTG GTGATAACATTGTGGAGATAGGGGCCAACTGGATCCACGGACCGTCCGAAGAGAACCCAGTATTTTGTTTGGCTCGGCAATACGGCCTGCTGAGTCCAGACGCTCTCACCCCAGAGAACCAGGCAATGGACATCGGAGGACATCCTCCCTGGATCCCCAATGTCTTCACCAGCTCAG GTCGCAAGGTGAGCTTTGAGGATGTATTCCCTGCTGTAGAGATGTTTAAAGAACTTCTGGCTGAGAGTTCAGAGTATCAGGAGGGGGGGGAACCCTGGCCCAGCATGGGCCAATTTATACGTGCGGAG GTGCTACAAAGATCAGTCAAGGAGTGGAAAGCAGACAATAAAATATCTTTGCAGCGGTGCATGATCAGCACCATGTTGAAGGTGGAGTGTTGCATTAGTGGTTCTCACAGCTTGGATGACCTGGGCTTGGGTGGTAATGGCCTCTATAAAACAACACTGGGACGTGACTGCACCTTTCCAGG AGGTTATGAAGGTCTAGTCAGAAAGCTGATGTCAGAGCTGCCTGCTGGTGTGGTGACCTACAACCAGCCCGCTCGCTGCATCCACTGGAACAACTCTGACAAGAGAGGCGCACACGTGAACATCGAATGTGATGATGGGGAGATGGTGGCAGCTGATCACGTGGTCGTCGCAATTCCTTTAG GCTACTTAAAGAAGCACCATATGTCACTGTtccgtcctcctcttcctctgcacAAAATGCACTCCATCCAGAGATTAGGCTTTggcacaaacaataaaatatttgtggAATTTGATTCGCCCTGGTGGGATGAGGATTGCGAGGTCATCTACATGGTGTGGGAAGATGAG GATGCCATGGTGGACCAGGTGGGGGATATTCCAGGATCCTGGATAAAGAAATTGTTTGGCTTTACTGTGTTAAAACCCACTGAAAG GTTCGGCCATGTTTTGTGTGGCTGGATCGCTGGGCATGAGGCAAGTTATATGGAGACTTTGTCTGAGCAGGAGGTCCTGCACGCCGTCACACAACTCGTCCGCAGGTTTACAG gtaatCCCATAATTACTCCGCGGGGAGTCTTTAGGTCTCAATGGTGTCATGACCCTTGGACATGCGGATCATACAGTTACCCTTCAAGGGGCTGCTCATTGCAGGACTTTGAGAACATGATGGAGCctctgccatccaagcgatcACTCTCAGAA CCGCTGCAGGTGTTGTTTGCTGGAGAGGCGACTCATCCCTGCTACTTCTCCACCGTCCATGGAGCTCTTCTCTCTGGTTGGAGGGAAGCCGACAGGCTCCTCGCTCACTACTCGTCATCCACTCGTCCAGCACAGCCAACAGAGTCAAAGCTTTAA